From the genome of Amia ocellicauda isolate fAmiCal2 chromosome 14, fAmiCal2.hap1, whole genome shotgun sequence, one region includes:
- the LOC136768246 gene encoding GTPase IMAP family member 8-like yields MASRWSSSLGGGRQTASPETQCLSELRIVLLGWRGTGKSSSGNTILGREAFQTGVAEQSEKSQGDVAGRQVTVVDTPGWRWTDSVQESPECVKQEIVRSVSLCPPGPHALLLAIPVWRRSFTERERRSAQEHLELLSERVWRHTIVLFTGGDKLGDTTIEQHIERHKELQWLVEKCGNRYHVLNNRDRSDGTQVTELLDKIDEMLAGLSVFHYRRGIEGLQEKGEKRERELSKNEKERQRAIDHLKREFEERERKMQWEIKESEEGREKEMEEKVKQKDEERKREMEDLKQRHKQREEEREREVQEKLKKMNEERENEIEEIKMGYGEKEREMEKKLKERDEQRERKIAELTQRLGEREREMDQIRKECEVKEREREEELKEKYREREREREEELKQRMEEEWSRREEELKEKMRKTLKEEELEKETEESTRPVKRRNSLEINPPKMSGGAAPERSPGETPSPDAPAPPSLPELRLVLLGRTGAGKSAAGNTILGREEFPSEASSSAVTQESAKRRGRVAGRRVAVVDTPDWFHTPLSQGDVRRDVGLCINLSAPGPHAFLLVTPLGRSTGEERRTLERVREIFGEGAAGRTVFLFTHADQLNGKSVQEFLETGSEELRWLVEKCGNRYHTLDNKNRGDGTQVTQLLAKIQEVVAANNGSHYSSQMYQEAESRIRQRQEQILRDRDERKQREEEGLREKQQKEVHNCLHRMEGELQQREEKIRALEERIAELEERLREERDEESRRALEEELRREREQRERLEREREVLTEERERERKEMEERHRREMEELRRRYERQARDEAERHREALQEVRESTAQCTAAGQEHRSRRGSRRFFCL; encoded by the exons atggcgagCAGATGGTCCTCCTCCCTTGGTG ggggGAGACAGACTGCTTCCCCTGAGACACAGTGTCTCTCAGAGCTGAGGATTGTGCTGCTGGGGTGGAGAGGGACTGGGAAGAGTTCATCAGGAAACACCATCCTGGGCAGAGAGGCGTTTCAGACTGGAGTGGCTGAGCAGAGTGAGAAGAGCCAGGGTGACGTGGCCGGGAGGCAGGTCACTGTGGTCGACACACCAGGCTGGAGGTGGACTGATTCTGTACAGGAGAGTCCAGAGTGTGTTAAACAGGAGATTGTgcgcagtgtgtctctgtgtcccccGGGACCCCACGCTCTCCTCCTGGCCATTCCTGTGTGGAGGAGGTcattcacagagagagagaggagatcagCGCAGGAACACCTGGAGCTCCTCAGTGAGAGAGTCTGGAGACACACTATAGTGCTGTTCACTGGGGGGGACAAACTGGGAGACACAACCATTGAGCAGCACATTGAGAGACACAAGGAGCTCCAGTGGCTGGTGGAGAAATGTGGGAACAGGTATCATGTTCTCAACAACAGGGACAGGAGCGACGGCACTCAGGTCACAGAGCTGCTGGACAAGATAGACGAGATGCTGGCAGGACTGAGTGTCTTTCACTACAGGAGGGGGATAGAAGGGCTGCAGGAGaagggagagaagagagagagggaactcAGTAAGAATGagaaagagaggcagagagcaATAGATCAtctaaaaagggagtttgaggagagagagaggaagatgcAGTGGGAGATAAAAGAGAGTGAGGaaggaagagagaaagaaatggaAGAAAAGGTGAAACAGAAAGatgaggagaggaagagagagatggaagaCCTGAAACAGAGGCATaagcagagagaggaagagagagagagggaggttcaAGAGAAACTAAAAAAGATgaatgaggagagagagaatgagatagAGGAGATTAAAATGGGctatggagagaaagagagagaaatggaaaaaaagcTGAAAGAGAGGGATgaacaaagagagagaaagatagcaGAGCTGACACAGAGAttaggggagagagaaagagagatggatCAGATCAGAAAGGAGTGTGaggtgaaggagagagagagggaagaggagctgaaggagaagtatagagagagggagagagagagagaggaggagctgAAACAGAGGATGGAGGAGGAGTGGAGCAGGAGAGAAGAGGAGCTGAAGGAGAAGATGAGAAAGACACTGAAGGAAGAGGAGctggagaaagagacagaggaaTCCACACGACCTGTCAAGAGGAGGAACAGCCTGGAGATCAACCCTCCCAAGA tgagTGGAGGTGCCGCTCCAGAGAGAAGCCCAGGAGAGACTCCCAGTCCAGACGCCCCGGCGCCTCCCAGTCTCCCTGAGCTGAGGCTGGTGCTGCTGGGGAGGACTGGGGCTGGGAAGAGCGCGGCAGGAAACACCATCCTGGGCCGAGAGGAGTTTCCCTCTGAAGCCAGCAGCTCTGCAGTGACACAGGAGAGCGCCAAGAGAAGAGGACGCGTGGCTGGGAGACGGGTGGCTGTGGTGGACACACCAGACTGGTTCCACACGCCTCTCTCTCAGGGGGACGTGAGACGGGACGTGGGGCTCTGTATCAACCTGTCTGCCCCGGGACCCCACGCTTTCCTCCTGGTGACCCCGCTGGGCCGATCCacaggggaggagaggaggacgCTGGAGAGGGTGCGGGAGATCTTCGGGGAGGGGGCTGCGGGGCGCACCGTGTTCCTCTTCACCCACGCCGACCAGCTGAACGGCAAGAGCGTCCAGGAGTTTTTGGAGACGGGCAGCGAGGAGCTCCGGTGGCTGGTGGAGAAGTGCGGGAACAGGTACCACACTCTGGACAACAAGAACAGGGGCGATGGCACTCAGGTCACACAGCTCCTGGCCAAAATCCAGGAGGTGGTGGCGGCAAACAATGGCAGCCACTACAGCAGCCAGATGTACCAGGAGGCAGAGTCCCGGATCAGACAGAGGCAAGAGCAGATCCTGAGGGACAGAGATGAGAGGAAACAGAGGGAAGAGGAAGGGCTGAGGGAGAAGCAGCAGAAGGAAGTGCACAACTGCCTCCACAGGATGGAGGGGGAGCTCCAGCAGCGAGAGGAGAAGATCAGAGCGCTGGAGGAGCGGATAGCAGAGCTGGAGGAGAGgctgagggaggagagggacgaggagagcaggagagcgctggaggaggagctgaggagagagcgagagcagagagagaggctggagagagagagggaggtgctGACTGAGgagcgggagagggagaggaaagagATGGAGGAGAGACACCGGAGGGAGATGGAGGAGCTCAGGCGGCGCTATGAGAGACAGGCCAGAGACgaggcagagagacacagagaggccCTGCAGGAGGTCAGGGAGTCGACAGCACAGTGCACTGCAGCAGGACAGGAGCACAGGAGCAGACGGGGCAGCAGGAGGTTCTTCTGTTTGTAG